The nucleotide sequence GGAGGCGTTACAAGCTGGTGTTGACTTTGCCAGATTGCCAGGATGGTCTACAACGGCTCCATCGGAAGATCTGGATCAGGAGGCGGTGAGGCGCTTCAATGAGGCAATGGATGATGATTTCAACACACCGATCGCTCTATCCGTCCTGTTTGAACTGGCAAAAGATCTGCGTCGGGAGGGCAATCAACTGGTCCACCAGGGCAAACCTGACATGGCCGTTCAGCCGTTACAGCAGAAATATCACACTCTGACGCGCCTTGCTCAAGTTCTGGGCCTGGAAAGCCGATCCGTAGAGGCGGAGTTACTCGTCAGTCAACCTGGAATGGATGCCAGCACAAGCTTAACCGATGCTGATATCGAAACCCTGATTCAACAGCGACAGGAGGCCCGCCAGGCAAAAAACTGGGCAGAGAGCGATCGCATTCGGAATGAACTCCAGGCACAGGGAATTACCCTGATTGACAGCAAGGACGGAACCCGCTGGCACCGGAGTTAGGGAATTTGGAACGAGATGACCTGGCGTTTATAGCGGACTAAACTTATGTCGGGGACATGGCGGCTTTTAAGCTCTGGCAAAATTCAGCAATTGAGTTCAAACCTTGAGTTGGTGACCCTTCTGCCAGGCGTTTAACAAACGCACTGCCGACGATCGCAGCATCTGCCCCCCAGTCTGCAACCTGACGGGCATGTTCTGGTTGAGAAATGCCAAACCCCACTCCAATGGGTTTATCCGTGACAGTACGGAGTTCTACCAGTAAATCCTTGACCCGCGATTGTACCTGAGTTCGTATCCCTGTGACCCCGGTTGTGCTGACCAGGTAAATGAATCCCTGGGACTTCTGGGCGATCGCGGCAATTCGCTCAGCCGGACTGGTTGGTGCAATCAGCAGGGTGATTTCAACCCCCCAGGTTGAAGCTGGATGCAGCAAAATCTCTGCCTCCTCCAGGGGCAGATCAGGGACCACCAGCCCCTTCACACCTGCTTCGGATACCTGCTTCAGGAACTGCTCAACACCCCGGTTCAGGATGGGATTGTAGTAAGTAAACAGAATAATCGGCGATCGCACCTGGGGACTGACCTGCCGTACCACCTCCAATACATTCTCCAGGCGTGTGCCCCGTTGCAATGCCCGCGTCGCCGCCGCCTGAATCACGGGACCATCTGCCAGCGGATCGGAATAGGGGACCCCCAACTCGATTAAATCAGCCCCGCTGCGATCCAGCAGCTTCAACGCTTCTGCCGTCGTTTCCAGATCAGGATCTCCCGCCGTAATAAACGGAATCAGGGCACAGCGGGCGCGATCGCGCAGGGATTCAAAACATTCAGAAACAGAGGGCATTGAATTAGTTGTTAGCTATTGGTTAGTTGTTGGCTGTTAGTTGTTAGAGAGGGGTAAGAGGTGGAGGAGAACCCGTTGTTGGGGGTTGGGTGTTAGTTGCCAGAGGAACACTTCCCCTCTTTTTCTTTTTCCTGTTCAACTTCTGCCTGGAGTCTTTCCAGTTCCTCCGGGGATAGTTCCTCCAGCCGCTTTTGCAGGACGGCCTGCTGGTAGTCCTTAATCTGCTGGTTATAGGTCATGGTCTGGGTGACTGCACGGAACGCATAGGTCAACAGCCAGCCCAATAAGCCCCCCACCAGAAGCGTCTGTGCCCAGATTCCGGCTGAGATACTATCCAGTCCAACGGACTGAAAGAACAGGTAGGCAAGCCCCCCGGCTACAAAGATTCCAAACCCAATTCCAATGACATCAATCCGTCGCATGGCTCAAACACACTTAGAGACGCTCCACTGGAACGTCTCTCCCTTCATCTAATAGATTTTCCTATCCTTCAATCTGGCGGCGTTTGGGGCGGAAGTTTAGGAAAGGAGAGAGTAACAACAGCCCTGGGAAAAACAAAAATACCAGAAAATACATGAACCCGCGCTCAAACGAGCTGGCAACATACCAGCGTGCCTGTAAATAAAAATATAACCCTGCGGGAATCACAACTAGAAAGGCTCCCGCGAGAGCAAGATAAAGCAGTGCGACAGTGATTTCCATAGACCTGAAACAGCAACTCCCATCCATTCTACAGGTTGTTAGTTGTTAGTTGTTAGTTGTTAGCTATTGGCTTTTGACTTCGATGGGAGGGCACTTGATTGAAGGCTGCCAGGGGTTTCGATCCAGAGGGATAAATTTCTGATACCGTTGCATCAATTCCCTAATGGTGCTGGAATATAACGAATGAGTCCATCCAGCCTGAGCGTGAAAATCCATCCTCTTCAAGGGGCCTGTCCCAGGCTAGGATGGATTTCAGGTTGTTCTCAGTGGATGGTTGTCCGGGGGCATGGCGGAATGGTAGACGCTACGGACTTAAAATCCGTTGACCGCAAGGTCGTGAGGGTTCAAGTCCCTCTGCCCCCATCCAACTCGATCTTTAAGTCCAGGCGCGGAAAAAGGTGTTTTCCTGCCATGCCACGGCTGCTCGTTGCTCGATCGCCGCAATTTCAGCCCCAGTCAATGGTTTAAATGCCCGTGCCACACTGACATTGTGTTCAAGCTGAGCCACGGTTTCAGCGGCAATAACACAACAATGCACCCCAGGTAGGGAAAGGGTATAGCCCATCGCCTGATGCATTCCCTCCAGTGCCCCTGAACTGAATAGTCGCCCATAGGCAGGAATTTTCATAGCAATCACGCCCACCTTCCGTTCCCGTGCCACCGGGAGAGCACTGGCGGCAAAGGGGCGGGGATGGTGACTGTCGGCAGCATTGATGGAAATCAGGATGGTGTCAAACGGAAACCGACGCAGTCCTTCGGCGATGACGGCTGGCTCATGATGCCCGGTAATGCCGCTAAACCGCACAATTTTTTGCTGCTTTGCCTCTTCCAGGGCATGAATTGCCCCATCCTTGCCCAGGAGCATGTCCAGTTCCTGATTGAAAGAAACATGGTGGAACTGCCACAGGTCGAGGTAGTCGGTTTTCAGGCGGGTGAGCGATTGCTCCAGATCCCTCCAGGCTCCATCCCGATCGCGGGCACCCGTCTTGCTTGCCAGAAAAATCTGCTGGCGGTGAGGGGGCAATACCTGACCCAGGTAGTCTTCGCTGGGTCCATAGCTGGCAGCCGTGTC is from Leptothermofonsia sichuanensis E412 and encodes:
- a CDS encoding aldo/keto reductase; translated protein: MPERILGNTGISVPLMGLGGAGQTPLSWEGSESSAIAIIERALELGIRYFDTAASYGPSEDYLGQVLPPHRQQIFLASKTGARDRDGAWRDLEQSLTRLKTDYLDLWQFHHVSFNQELDMLLGKDGAIHALEEAKQQKIVRFSGITGHHEPAVIAEGLRRFPFDTILISINAADSHHPRPFAASALPVARERKVGVIAMKIPAYGRLFSSGALEGMHQAMGYTLSLPGVHCCVIAAETVAQLEHNVSVARAFKPLTGAEIAAIEQRAAVAWQENTFFRAWT
- the ndhL gene encoding NAD(P)H-quinone oxidoreductase subunit L — its product is MEITVALLYLALAGAFLVVIPAGLYFYLQARWYVASSFERGFMYFLVFLFFPGLLLLSPFLNFRPKRRQIEG
- a CDS encoding DUF3007 family protein, which codes for MRRIDVIGIGFGIFVAGGLAYLFFQSVGLDSISAGIWAQTLLVGGLLGWLLTYAFRAVTQTMTYNQQIKDYQQAVLQKRLEELSPEELERLQAEVEQEKEKEGKCSSGN
- the trpA gene encoding tryptophan synthase subunit alpha: MPSVSECFESLRDRARCALIPFITAGDPDLETTAEALKLLDRSGADLIELGVPYSDPLADGPVIQAAATRALQRGTRLENVLEVVRQVSPQVRSPIILFTYYNPILNRGVEQFLKQVSEAGVKGLVVPDLPLEEAEILLHPASTWGVEITLLIAPTSPAERIAAIAQKSQGFIYLVSTTGVTGIRTQVQSRVKDLLVELRTVTDKPIGVGFGISQPEHARQVADWGADAAIVGSAFVKRLAEGSPTQGLNSIAEFCQSLKAAMSPT